The window ATATGAAATCTGCGTGGCTGGGGGTAGTCAGCAACCTCATACTTTCTTCCATATATCACTAGTGCAGGATGTGCACCTGTCATGACCACTACTTGCACACTCCACCTTCACCTCTGACCACCTTCTCTATTGCCACCCATTGCTTGCCTCCTGGGTGTCCCCTTTTGGCACACCACTTGACACCATTGCCAGTCATGTttctgctgccacagcccattGCCGATGATGGAATACCCTCTGCCTTGCTGCACGCTCCACTCACTGCCCACTCTAGACATCTTACTTGCTAGTCCTGTTGTCTTGTCACCATGATGGTGACTGCCCTTCAAACTCGTGGCAAGCAATCCTGCTGCCATATAATCACATTCCCTCCACTCCTGCACACTCTCCCTGCATGGTTGGGTGATATGGTGAATCCTCACACTGAACTGGGGTAGCCTAACCCTAATCTCAGCCAGCTAGTATCAATTGTTGGAAAAGATGTTAGCAGCAGAAATTTCTTCACAACATCAACCATTGATGTTTCTATTTGTATTAACTGTGTGATCATTTTGTGACAGGATGATGATGCCAAAGTGAAGAGGGCATTTCAAACACTCCTTACTTATATTGGAAATGTTGCTAAAAATCCTGATGAGGAGAAATTCAGAAAGATTAGACTCACAAATGCTACATTTCAGGTAAAACTATTGAATTTTGAAATTGACAAAGTGCTTGTTATCCTGTTGAAGAACATGGGATTGCAATTTATGTTCATTTCTGTAATAATTCACCTTACAGGAGAGGGTTGGAAATCTGCATGGGGGCATAGAGTTCCTTGAGCTCTGTGGATTTGAGAAGCTTGAAGGCAACGAGTTCTTGTTTCTACCAAGGGACAAGGTTGACAAGGCCATCCTGAACACGGCTGGAGCCGAGCTGAACTCTGCAATCACCAATCCTTTCTTCGGAGTCCTTTGAGTTGTCGAGAACCTCAATGTATACACAAACCTCTTGGCTTCACCTTTACTTTTGCATGCAAGTAACATACATATTTCACGAATGATTGCAGTCTACATCCATACATATTCCTTCCGTACATTATACTATTGATGAGGCGAATTTTACCCTGCTATAGCATCCAAAACAAGTTTACGGCAATCAATTTCTTTAGAATCACCAGATCGGATCATTAAGCCACCGCCATCTATCTGACGAACCTGGCAAATCGATCGATCGATATGCGAGTGTCAGATGAGCTGAACTTGGCGGTCGTAGATCCAGCTGAATGGCGCGAACTCGGCTTCATCCTTTGAAGCCCTGGCGGCCTGCGCCCTCTCCTCGAGCCTCCTGAAGCGGGGCCCCAGCGAGCACACGAACTCCTGCGCGCGGCGGCCTTCCCCGGACAGCCCCGTGAGGTCGGCGACGCCCCAGCGGCGGACCAGGAACTCGATGATGTCGGCGTAGTCCCTGGCCGTGTACACCCCGAGGCGCTGCGCGACGGCGCTGAAGCGCGCGAAAAGGCCGTCGTCCCGGCCGTCGTACATGAGGTGCGCCGGCATGGCCACCTTCTTGCGCATCATGTCGGCGAAGGCCCGCGCCGTGTAGTCCGGGTCCACCTCGAACAGCTTGGCCACGATCCGCTCGTACGCCGACTCGTGCCGCTTctcgtcggcggcgatggtgccgCAGATCTGCGCCAGCTTGGCGTCGCCGTAGCGCCGGGCGTGGCGCGCCGTGTTGCCGTGCGAGATGAAGGTGGCGCGCTCCTGGAACGACGTGTAGATGAAGCCCATGTACGGGttcgtctccgtcttggggtcCTGCAGATTGCCAGATTGCATTGCATCAACGACTCCGTCGAGCGGTAGCAGCAGCATCAATGCAACATCAACTCGGATTGGAacagggaaaaaaaaagaagaaaggagaaTGGCTGCTTGCCATTCCGGAGCCGATGAGGTACTGGATGGTCTTCTCGATCTGCCTCATGTCGACCCTGCCGGAGAGGAAGAGGTACTTGTTCATGAGGTCGCCGTGGCGGTTCTCCTCGGCGGTCCAGGCCCTGGTCCAGACGGCCCAGCTGGTGGGGCTGGCGCCGGTCTCGTcgcggacgccgccgtcgagggtGTTGagcatggtctggtaggtcggGAGCGCCTCCTCGGTGACCATGTCGCCGACGAGGCAGACCAGGTAGTCGTCGGGGATCtcgcgggcgcgcgcgcggagctCCCGGACCTCGTCGCCGAACGACTCGGAGGACGCGTCCGGCAGGTAGTCCTGCGGCTGCCAGCAGCTCTCCACGGGCTTGAGGAGCGGCACGATGGCGTCCGCCGCCCACGAGTTGAGCGACTCGAAGATCTCCCGCTTCTGCGGCGGCAGCGAGTGCGCCACCGGCCGCCCCACCTCGCGGGGAGGGGCCAAGGGCTTCCGGGGCGCGCGCACCCTTGGCGCCCAAATTTAAAGGCAAGCAAGCAACACAAAGCACAAATTTGAGGTGCTTGCTTAgatataaaaaatagaaaatgtaCCAAAGATATATATGCAACGGACGAATTTGATCCGAATTTTGCAGGAAAACAAAACAGAATCCAACAACTCAAGTTAGTGCCGCTCACtgctgggccgccgaagccatggcctccaccgggaacaaggctctcctcctcctgctcccccggcaaggaggcgccgccgccgccggggcaccGAACAACGCGCCGCAGGAAGGGAggaccgctgccgccgccatgagAAACATGGCCGCCACCTTCAGTCTCCGGGCGGCTGGGATGCTCTAGTAGCTAATAATAAGACTAAAAGAgtagaggcggcgccggcgaacaAGCAACGAGCGCGGCAGTTCCGACGATGCACTagccagctagctagctatctaGCTCGCCATGATAGTCCTACTACACCCGGATCCTCCGAGTGCGTGTATGGATGCCGGTGGGTACCCTAGCTAGTGTGTGTGCTTGGTGCTCACACCTTCATCACTAGTAAAGCGTGGCGCGTGTTTGCAGGTGCTTGCGAAGCTCAAACTGGTCACCTCGCTCCTTGTCGGAAACTCGGAACGCATGCCCAAGCTGCCAATAGCATGAAGGATGCATGACGGGGAGTGGTGCACGGTTCCTCTCCGGGGAAAAAGGAATGCATGCACAGGTGGATTTATTTGTGGATTAATCTGCTTCTAGTTACATATTACATCCACAGATCCACACGCATCGTTTCTACATGATCGACAGCGTCTAGATCACGCATATACATATAGTAATAAGGAATTAAATTAGTAAAGGAACTATCAAAAAGATACCGCATCAATTTAAGCGAAAATTTCTTTTCGAATAAACCGCCACCTGTAGGAACTCCATTGTACAAACAAGAATTTCGAAAAAAACAAACATTCTGTCAGAGTTCGTATGGCGCAGGGCGTAGTCGTGGTGTACGGGTGGCCGGGGACTCGActcccggcggcgacgagggcgcGACGCCGTCCTTGGCAGCTGGCGTCGAGCAGGGAGAACACGGGAGGCAGGAGGGACAATGGAGGAAGACAGGGAAGGTTGCACTGAACACACAGGCGCCCAGAGATCTAACTGATCTCAAGGCTTAACTTCCTCCATTACTGAGTATAGTAGATATAGTCACAATACATACTCGGTTACAGAAACTGATTGATTGCAATTTGAAATTTAAACACACACACGTCCTCTAACTCCCTAGCCACGGCTTCTCCTTTCATATGTGCGGCCAACCATAACATCTCTCCCCTCCTTCGGAAatagctcgtcctcgagctagAAATCAGGATAGGTGGTCTTGAACTCTGGAACAGGTTCCCATGTTGCTTCTGAAGTAGGAAAACCTGTCCATTGGACGAGGATAAACCAAGTGCCGCGGCGCAGCTGTGTTTTCAGTACCTTCTCTGGTTTCTGTAGTAAACGGCCATGGTGTAGTGGTGGTAATTGTGGCGGTGTCTCTGGGGGTGACCCACGATAGGGTTTAAGTATGCCtacatggaaaacatcatgtatGCGGGCTCCTGCTGGTAGGAGTAGACGGTAAGCGATGTCACCGATGCGCTCCGTAATCTGGAATGGTCCTGCATAGCGAGGTCCAAGCTTCCCATGGGCACCCGGTTCCAGGGAACGAGTGTGGCGATTGAGAAGGCGTTGCCAGACCCAATCACTGACATTCAATTCCAGTGGTCGGTGATGGTTGTCATAGTGCCGTTTGGCATGCTCTTGTGCTTGAAGGAGGCGAGCTCGTACGTCTGCAATGAAGGAGTCCCTCTCCTGAAGGAGAGTGTCAATGGTTGATGTGGTTGCTGTTGAAGCTGAATAGGGAAGTAAATCTGGAGGTGGTCTGCCATAGACAACTTGGAATGGTGATGTACGCAAGGAGGAGTGGAATGCTGTGTTGTAGATATATTCTGCCCAAGGTAGCCCGTCCAGCCAAGCTCTTGGCCGATCCCCTGTAATACAACGGAGATACATGGCGATTGTTTTGTTGACTACTTCGGACTgtccatctgtttgagggtggaACGTTGTGCTCATCTTGAGTTTAACACCCACCTGCTTGAATAGGTCGCGCCATACATGTCCTGTGAAGACTGGGTCGTGATCGCTGACAATTGATTTAGGGAATCCGTGCAAGCGCACGATATCTGTGAAGAATGCACGAGCAACAGAAGCTGTAGTATATGGGTGACCAAGCGCGATGAAATGTGCAAACTTGGAGAATCTGTCAACCACTGTCAAGATGACGCTCTTGCCGTGCACCTTTGGCAATCCTTCGATGAAGTCCATTGAGATGTCAGACCACACTTGAGTAGGCACAGCTAGAGGTTGGAGTAATCCAGCTGGGTGCATAGCTTCAGTTTTGTAGCATTGACAAGTTGTGCATGATCGAACGAACTCACGGACTACTGTACGATCAACATCTAGTATGAAGTCCTTGCAGAGCCGCTGTAAAGCCTTTTGTGTGCCTTCATGTGCAGAGGTATGAGACATTTGGAGCACTGTCGGGATACTTGCTGAATTAGGAGGCACATACACTCTGTTGCCTTTGAGAATTAGCCCGTGTTTTGAGTGCCATGGTTCACCATGGATGTCGCTAGGGTaaatgggcgactacaaaactacttgattgctcgtttgttgtgcgcttgatcggatatggtctagcacgcaaagactcgaggatttagactggttcaggcCGAATGTGCCCTATGTCTAGtatggggggtggtgttcttgctctattgctctcgagcccgggtgctcaaagttcagaggggagcttacaaacAGTATCCAGCAGTGTCGAACCTctaggagtccaaccctttcctacgcggggggctttcccttttatagtccaaggtggggcccccaaTTACATATATCTAGCGCTGCATCTCGGTTCTGTCTGGGAGTCCTTCCTCTTTGTCAGTCGTCAGGGACTCGGTCAGTCGGGAGTGGGGAGGCTTGAGTCTGGTTGGTTTTCTTGGGCAACGGGTTGTCCAAGCGCTGTCCCATCCCCGATCAGTCGGGATGGCTTGGTTACTCGGAAGGTCCCTCAGGGATCATCTCCAGTCTTGTCCATCTGTACCTACGCCTCTTATCCGCAGGGCTACCGCACGTCCTCCTCACGTAGCTTCTGCCCGAAGGACAGCACGCCCGGTAAGGGGTGCCTTACTGAGGTCAGGCAGGGCCGTCCGGTCACACTCACTGGCGTAATGGAGTGGTGTGCAGGGGCGACCATCATTACAGCATGGGAGGTGACGCCCGTTGACGCCCTCTCCCGTTGTGTCGCGGGGCCCGCATGGGAGGCACGGTCCCTCTGTCAGGGAGCCCTGTAGCCCACGTTCACGCCGCGCGATAAGGGGAGTGGGCGTCGTGGAGCCTGTACGGGCACCTGGCATGTTCGGCACGCCCGTCGTGCGGGGCTGCAATCTTGGAGCGCACGGCccggtgaaagcatctaggcccctaattcgtattttggtaattaatgacaacggtttgtggattaacaatttcatttgagataatgagcataggttgatccacggatgaaagggatGTGATTGTGATCATATGATattttggagatgatatgcaaagcttggctcaaggcaaaggtatataatagggcttttgcattaccggtcacaaggcgattagtggatgatatagcgaaaatggcctctcatgccatatttcaatataatgttttggtgattgatatagacaacataacacttggactaatatgattgttaagatgaccattctcaggcttttaggttcaagtgatgacaaagagaagataggcgtagctaggcccgaagggccgcccctacgggggttccgctaagacctcttcggtccaaaggattcgaagattgaagagaccgtgaagaaaccaagtcaaaacaatcaagacagatatattttagtatcaccggttgaaccgacgctaagaaaattacatacgtcggtgcattgacttggagcacgtctgggagttttggtaacaccggttgaactgacgccaggaaagttgaatacgtcggtgcaatgaactcagcagctgaggcaaaatctatacaccggatgaaccgacgctagatattggtgaacgtcggtgcagttgtccagagaattagtttttcagcaactacactcaccggttaaaccaacactgcatcggttgattacgtcggtcgattgaggtagccgttgaagtataacggctagttggaaaatgcactcaccggttaaaccggtgatgacaaaaccgggagcatcggtttaaccggtgatagcgctttttgtcagcctttttccaacagctagtttggggtgtgtgggctatatatatgccaccccacagCTCATTTGAGTGTGCaggagaccaaggaagtatacaagagccaaagatcatctccaaccactttagagcttcattgtgcatcatataggcttaagcacacttgtgagagtgcttagtgcttgtaatagggattagttcttgcgagagctcccttgagagaagtcttgctgcggcaagcaatccttgtgatccgtcgtgtgaccctccgacttggtgtggagtggcaacgacactttgtgcggggaagaggagaccccctccttggtggagaagctccgtagtggatttcggctgggtgaccgagagagacggtggcggtgcacgagactcggtgtcttgtgggcacttgcctttgcttgccggcatcgccttggtggcgcagtgcaagacggtgatcggaagagcctcagtgtcccgtggacgtaggcatttgtgccgaaccacgttacatgaccgtgtctactcgggagtttgcatccctcttgcacttacgtctttacttaccatattatgtttccgcatttactttatcttgcgtgcctttactttcctagttagtttgtttaggattggctataggttgcaagtattttgtggtaagtagagagtagcaaagataaactttagtcataactagcatgtataggacgtgttaggtttatcttatgcaagtagtttgagcccaaggttaaaagcgattagcgaccatattcaccccctccccctctagggtcggacaccccggtgatccttatagatgaaaagtgaccgagtttgttggatagatagccgtactatcaagaggggtcgtgTACTTGTGCTTgatgggtctttagtgccattttgctcaaaatgtctagaagCATGTatgagggctaacgacgctTCAACAAGATTTGAAAATGGATTCAAAACTTGTGCTGACCGACtaagcgcggacagtccgcctctagggtgcggacggtccgccactcaTTTTGAAAATGTACCAGAGAGGCTGCTTGCCTCTGGTGAGGCTGAAAAGTGAagggcggatggtccgccactggggtgcggacggtccgccccccCTAACTAaaattgtaccagagacatgtttcgtctctggtggaaaAGAAAGGTCAATGGCAGACGGTCCGCctctggggcgcggacggtccaccggTCATTTAaagatttgtaccagagacgttgCATCTCTAGTTGGACTTCAAGGTTGaacggcggatggtccgccggtCTTTTTCAAAATGTACCAGAGACATTTTTCATCCCTGGTGGTTCAGAactttgaaccgcggacggtccgcccctagggcgcggacggtccaccagggctccaacggctagttctgacacacaatcattgcactctgactcactggtttataacgacggatagtccggtttttgaaccgcggacggtccgtgatttcgcagaaaagagtataacggctagtttttgaggggatgtctatatatacccaatgcccggccattgggaggctctcttggccatttggaacACTTTCTTGATACATTAGAGCTGagccatccctctctcacacacacttgcttagaaattgcatttttgagagtgtgagagcatcctagtgctTTGCATCAAGCGTTTAAGCTTTGTAGCACTTAGGAATCTTCAAGCAAgcatcatcgacttgttactcttgggagttgccactccctagacggcttggagaagtggattttgtggagcacctccaagtagattgttgaggagccccgatttcggttgtgagaggtcttgtgctcacctcaccggagtggtgaagagcaactctagtggaatcgaggtgtggagcggtttcttgattcaagtcggctcaagatcaagagagttcttgatagaggagcagttgattcttggaatccacctcaacgtggattaggggtgatcgtcaagtcatcgacaccatggGATAaaatcttgtgtcaagctcggttacttctcttgctcatttcaattcttgcatttactttgagcaatttactttactagagcttgaattgTATCTTGttaccctaggttgcaaacccaaactacagatagtagtagcatgacatagggctttcttttgttactaattaaatttctctagtgttggtgtttttagttttaaaccgcctagtcacccccctctagttggtgttcttgatcctacaagtggtactagagctaagtactccttaaattgcggatttaaccatcttggagtagaacaatgactagtgataataatattcatgttgggaaaccacctttctttgatggaaataattatgattattggaagactaggatgtcggctcatctcaaggcTATGAGTAGAAAGTTATGGAGAGTTGtgaatgatggatatgtcatccTAGACACAAAGAATTTGACCCCCCCCTAGATGAGAAAAATAAGGtgctaaatgatcaaggggtaaatgtgctctttagtgctcttgatgtgagtgaatttaatagagtcaaaaGTCTCACGAATGCAAATGAGATATGAAAGAAGCTtatggaaattcatgaaggcACATCAAGTGTAAAGGAAGCCAAATTATATGTGCTCAAGGGCAAGTTTAGTGAATttgccatgaagaaggatgagagtgtagccgagatgttcaatcGGCTAAATGATATTGTAAATGAGCTCAAGGGGCTTGGATTTGAGGTGCCGGATGTGAATTTCAATCATAAGTTTCCTAGAAGTCTTCCGGGAAGATATGACAgcattgtgaccttacttgtgaggttaaatgtgaagaccgctactcccacacaaattttgggagaagtgcttacccatgacatgttcaagaatctcaagatgaagcgcatggtggagaaattgatgagaaaaagaaaagtgtggctttcaaggctcaagatagcaacaatgaagaagaaagtggttgtcaagaagaagaatcggatgaggagatggctctctttgtcaagaggttcaatagaatgatgagcaagaagaactttggcaataGAGGacaatcatcaaggaaaaatccttttgttgacaagacttgcttccaatgtggtgaagtGGGTCATATCATCataaattgtccaaacaagaacaagagacaagaaaaataatgagaagaaaaagaagaaattcatcaagaagaagaaaaatggtcAAGCCTATTTTGTTGAGTGGGATTCCGATGctagctccgatgatgatgattatgatgacaagccatccaagggagttgccgggatcgccatcaaggaggctccatcactcttctccacaccacattgtcttatggcaaaaggtggtgcaaaggtattaCAAGATGATGATCTTGAAGaattttcatatgatgatcttgtagaCATGCTCAACGATGCCGGTGAACTTGTGATCAAGGAAAAGACAAAGTTGAAGGACTTGGAGTTGAAGTATGGTTCACTCCAAgcttcctatgaggagctaaagacctctcatgagaatcttaaggaaactcatgagaagcttaagGAAGCTCACaacaccttgcttgatcactagGACAAGGCTAAGTTGAGCATGGGGGCTAGTAGTGAAACTTGCAAATCTTGTTGTATATCTAGTTCCACTAACCCCTCATGTAGCACAAGTGATAAATCTTCTTGTGATGAGTCACTtgtcttggagaatgagaaattGAAGAAGGAGGTGATTTGTTTGACCAATGACTTGAGcaagtgctatgatagtagagcaaaaTTCAATCATTATTggtcaagccaaaagttcaccttgaatagGCAAGGTCTTGGATATATTCCAAAGAAAGACAAGAAGGCCTTTTATGAAACCAAGACCGTATTTGTGAAGAAAGATGGACGGCCATATTATGAAAAGTGTAAAAAGATGGGCCAtaatgagaagaattgcaccaacaacaaAGTCGTATCCTTTGATTCTAGCTATGTTCTCATAAAAGATTCTAAGGGTTGTGTTAGTGCAAAATATGTTGGGTTACCAAtatatggtgctaaaaagaatgccatttgggtgcctaaAACCTTGGTCACTAACatccaaggacccaagaaaatttgggtatctaaaagagttacttctcttttgtaggtgaattacaaggcCGGAGGAAGAcaatgggtgcttgatagtggttGCACTCAACACATTACAggagatcaaatgatgttttcctctcttgATAATAATGTggttggctatagtgacatcatctttggtgacaatagccgaggcaaggtcaaaggagttggtacaattcctatctcaagtgatcattctctctcaaaagttttgctagttgattctctcaagttcaaTCTCTTgtcggtcactcaactttgtgattttggttatAAGATTagcttcactaaagatgatgttgtagtgactagttTGAATGGAAATGATCATATCTTCatgggatttagacatgaggatgtatatatTGTGAATTTTGCTACTAGAGAGGCAAATTTGTCTACTTGCTTGTTCTCTCAATtatctttgggttggttatggcatagaagacttGGTCATGTAGGCATAAAACAACTCAACCGATtcttgaagcatgatttagtagttggcttgaagaatgtgaaatttgaaaaagataagttgtgtagtgcatgtcaagccagaaagcaagttgcaaatgctCATCCCACCAAAAGTGTTATGTCAACTGAGAGACCATTGAAATTGTTGCATATAGATTTATTTGGACCTACTACATATAGAAGCATTGGAGGGAATTGTTATTGTCTTGTGATAGTGGATGATTattcaagatatacatgagttttctttcttcatgacaaagccgatacatatgacatatTCAAGAAATTTATAACAAGGGCCgagaatgaatttgagctcaatgtgaagaaagtgaggagtgacaatggaagtgaattTTGAAACACAAGTGTTGAGGAAtagtgtgatgagaaaggaatcaagcaagaattctcaaccaagtacactctggaacaaaatggtcttgttgagaggaaaaatagaactttgattgatatggcagaatcaatgctctccgagaacaaaatggtcttgtttcggatagtttttggaccgaagcaatcaacatggCATGTCATGCTTCAAATAGATTATATTGCCATAGATtacataacaagaccccatatgaattgcttattggaaggaagccaaatatctcatattttagagtgttaggGTGCAagtgctatattctcaagaagggaactcggttatcaaagttccaAAGaaaatgtgatgaaggttttcttcttgggtattcatcttgtagcaaggcttatcgggtctacaacaaaactcatggcattgttgaagaagcatataatatggagtttgatgaaaccaatgggtctcattatgaacaagaaaatcttgatgatgtgagaagtgatggcttgagaaatgcaatgaaaactatgtcaattggtgatgttagaccaagagaagaagatgaagatgaagatgatccTTCTATCTCTTTTAGAgtaaatccttcaacttctatctcaaatgatcaagcacaaccaattgtacaagattcaagcaatgatgattctcaagtacaagatcaagtgggTTCTACTACTTCACCTTCCACATCAACTCAAGagcccattgttcctcaaaagattcatcatgttcttgcaaaggatcatctcGTAGATCAAATCATAGGTGACattatgtaacaccctaattcaaatttcagccatttataataaatttaattggttttatttaattttctaaggtttattgtgttagacttgcatttaatctaaatttttgttctataagtaattaaaaatctATCATAGGTTTGATTTttggttgttgcattcatgctggagcattgttttatctgttgagtgcttgtgtgaattcaaatttaaatttgaattcatttgtcTTGAGTTGAATTaggattagatttagaaaaggaGCCCAAACCCCTAAACCCACACCCAGG is drawn from Panicum virgatum strain AP13 chromosome 1N, P.virgatum_v5, whole genome shotgun sequence and contains these coding sequences:
- the LOC120655799 gene encoding stearoyl-[acyl-carrier-protein] 9-desaturase 5, chloroplastic-like; this encodes MFLMAAAAVLPSCGALFGAPAAAAPPCRGSRRRRALFPVEAMASAAQQVRAPRKPLAPPREVGRPVAHSLPPQKREIFESLNSWAADAIVPLLKPVESCWQPQDYLPDASSESFGDEVRELRARAREIPDDYLVCLVGDMVTEEALPTYQTMLNTLDGGVRDETGASPTSWAVWTRAWTAEENRHGDLMNKYLFLSGRVDMRQIEKTIQYLIGSGMDPKTETNPYMGFIYTSFQERATFISHGNTARHARRYGDAKLAQICGTIAADEKRHESAYERIVAKLFEVDPDYTARAFADMMRKKVAMPAHLMYDGRDDGLFARFSAVAQRLGVYTARDYADIIEFLVRRWGVADLTGLSGEGRRAQEFVCSLGPRFRRLEERAQAARASKDEAEFAPFSWIYDRQVQLI